The sequence below is a genomic window from Nitrospirota bacterium.
GTATTCACCGGAGTTGACTTTGAAGCCCGTGTAATAGGTGAAGGCCGAATACAGGAGGCCAATCGAGTGAGGAAATGGAATGTCCCACAGCGGGGTCAGTGTATGTCCTTCCCCCAGCCACGCCGAGGTGGTCGCCCACTCGCCAACTCCGTCCATGCACAGGACCCCTGCCCGTTCATACGGGGAAGGATAGAAGGCTGAGGCCGCGTGGGACTCGTGATGTTCACCGAAGAGAAACTCCGGCAGTGCTGACTTTTCCAAGCCGTTCGAACAGGCCAGCACTTCCTTTTTCAGCAAGTTACGCAGAAAGAGCTTTTCCTTTAACCATACCGGCATCGCGGCCAGGAACGACTGAACCCCTTTGGGCGCGAACCCGACATAGGTTTCCAGCAATCGTTCAAATTTGATGAGCGGCTTGTCATAGAACACGACGTATTTCAGGTCTTTGATGCCGATGCCGGCCTGGCCCAAACAATACTCAACGGCTCGACGTGGAAACCCCGGGTCGTGCTTCTTTCTCGTAAATCTCTCTTCTTGGGCTGCGGCAACGATCTCGCCGTCCCGCACCAAGCACGCAGCGCTATCATGGTAGAAAGCAGAAATGCCAAGTATATACATCGGGGTTACCTCTTTCCTTACAAGCTGCCGCCATCCCGGCGTCAAACGCGGAAACTCAACTCATATTCCGAGGCACATTTCCGAACGGGTACCACTATCATTGGGCACTACGACACCCGGGATCGAAACTCCGCTTATCCAGAAATGCCCTCTAACAAACCGACGCACACATCGCCAAAACCTTTACATGTTTGCGACGCACTGAGATTCAAGAATCACCCGGGCCTGGAAGGAAATGGCCTTCAGAAGCAAGACCGCCCTGCTGGTCCCGTCCAATTTCTTTTCAAAGACGGCTTCCAAGCCACACAATGGCCCATTGAGTATTCGCACTACCTGCCCAGGCGAAAATCTATCGTGAGGGAGTTCAGCGACCCCATCTGTGAGCTGATTCCGAATAGCATCAATGATCGACTCATCAACCATCGAAGGTCCCCCGCCGAATGTGACGATATTTCTTACCCCTCGAGCATAGGTGACCGCCCGCAATTGGTTCGACGCGTCGAACTTCGCAAAGAGATATCTTGGAAACAACGGCGATGTCGTGAGACGGTACTTGCCGTTAAGCAACTTCCGCTCCCTTAGCATTGGAAGAAATACCTCCACTCCATGGCTATCTAGGCTTGCGCGCGCAAAGGCTTCACATTGCGTTTTTGTGTGCACGGCGTACCAGGACTTCATAACTCTCCTTTTTTTGAAATCTTCGTTGCTTCCACACATTCACACTGGCAAGAACACCGGTTCTCGTTTTGCTACAATTTCCTCCGACTGCGCTTCCGGTCTTGTACAAATATCCCGAATAGGATCAACGACGTCATGAATCGGAGCGAAGTCAAAATCATGCAGTAACAACCTCAATCGTTGTTCCGTTTTGCCAAGATTCATGTAGTGACGAATCTTGGAGAGCACTGGTCCATCCATACGAGGCTGTTGGGGATCGAGCTCCCAAGGGTGGAGATACATGACAAGCTGAGCTCCCTGTCTCTCAAGACTCCTCAGAAACATTTTCGATGCTGCATAGGGGAAGAGGCGAAAATATCCGCCACCCGCGACAGGCAACTGAAGACCGCAGGCGTTCATGGTTGATGGAGACACCTCCCATATCGTGCCGGCCTCAGTCTCAATCTGATATGCACCAGCGCCTGCCATGCTACGCTCCTGCGTCCCTCGGAACCGGTTGTAGATGCTGGAATCATAACGGTACCCTTCCTCGACCAGTACGGACAGAGCCCATTTCGTTCGAGAAGTAATTGAGAAACTCGGCGCACGGTATCCCATAACCTGCCTGCCAATGAGATCTTCCAAGATCTGCTTTGACCGCCTGATATCTTCACGAAATTGAGCAGGAGCCTGTGTGTGCACAAGTTCGTGGCCATAACCATGCGACCCAATCTCATGACCGTGCTGCGCCAAATCTTTCACCAAGCCCGGATGGCGTTCTGCAACCCACCCAAGAACAAAAAAGGTGGCCTTCGTCGAATGCTCCGACAACAGATCGGCGATTTTCCTGGTATTGCGCTCGACCCGGCTCGCCAGGTGATCCCATTCGCGCCTTCTCGCAACCGACCAGAACGCCGCAACTTGAAAATGTTCCTCGATGTCAAACGACAGAACATGCCTCGGTTTCCCCTGAGCTATCTCTCCTGAACAGATCACCGTGCCCCCTCTCCGAGCAGGATCACCCGAATCGTGCGAATCAAGATCGTCAGATCAAAGTGGAATGACAAATTTTTTACATAAAATAGATCGTATTGCAGTTTCATATGAGAATCTTCTTGCGATGCTCCATATCGAAACTTCACCTGTGCCCACCCGGTGATGCCGGGTCGTACCGTATGTCGAATGTCGTAGTACGGGATCTGCGTGCGTAATGTCTCGACAAACACCGGCCGTTCGGGTCTTGGCCCCACGAGACTCATCTCGCCCTTCAGCACATTGACAAGCTGAGGCAACTCGTCAATCCGCGCTTTCCTGAGCCACCGACCGACCCGGGAGATCCTGGGGTCATTCATTTCAGCGCATCGAGGTCCATGCTTTTCCGCGTCCAGATGCATCGACCGAAACTTCCAGATCAGGTACGGTTGCCCGCGGAGCCCCACTCGCGTTTGGCGATAAAATATAGGACCCGGTGTGTCGACTCGAATGAGCGCGGCGACGAGGATGAAAAGAGGGATCAACACCACTAACCCCACGGCTGATATCACCAGATCAAGGAACCTCTTGCTTATCCGTGATATGAGGCGGCGGCGAAATCCCTCCGAGAAAATGAGTGCGCTCGGATGAAGCGAGTCGACCGAGATACGCCCGGCTGCCTCTTC
It includes:
- a CDS encoding TIGR03013 family PEP-CTERM/XrtA system glycosyltransferase encodes the protein MYGLTKQLLILGTGPSAVGLCRIIMSDLRLVKVVGFLDGKSERIGERLVNPGIIGTYDQLAQLVEKHHVDTIVVCMEDRRSVLPVQALLDCKVMGLDVLDGHHLFEEAAGRISVDSLHPSALIFSEGFRRRLISRISKRFLDLVISAVGLVVLIPLFILVAALIRVDTPGPIFYRQTRVGLRGQPYLIWKFRSMHLDAEKHGPRCAEMNDPRISRVGRWLRKARIDELPQLVNVLKGEMSLVGPRPERPVFVETLRTQIPYYDIRHTVRPGITGWAQVKFRYGASQEDSHMKLQYDLFYVKNLSFHFDLTILIRTIRVILLGEGAR
- a CDS encoding DUF3473 domain-containing protein, producing MAQGKPRHVLSFDIEEHFQVAAFWSVARRREWDHLASRVERNTRKIADLLSEHSTKATFFVLGWVAERHPGLVKDLAQHGHEIGSHGYGHELVHTQAPAQFREDIRRSKQILEDLIGRQVMGYRAPSFSITSRTKWALSVLVEEGYRYDSSIYNRFRGTQERSMAGAGAYQIETEAGTIWEVSPSTMNACGLQLPVAGGGYFRLFPYAASKMFLRSLERQGAQLVMYLHPWELDPQQPRMDGPVLSKIRHYMNLGKTEQRLRLLLHDFDFAPIHDVVDPIRDICTRPEAQSEEIVAKREPVFLPV